The genomic segment GGCGTGGCTTCTCTTGGCGCTGCCCATGTTGCTCTCGGTGATGATCGACTGGGGGCGGCGCTCGGAGCGACTGGCCGAGCTGGATTCGACGTATCGCTGGATGTACGTCGGCGCCGCGTTCGAGAGCCTGATCGTGTGGGGGCTGCTGCTGTACGCGGCTTCGCGCAGGCGCGGCAAGGGTCGCAACGTGGCTGCGGTGTTGTTCGTGGTGATGACGACCTTCGCCTTCGGCGGGCAGTCGTACTTCTATTCGCAATACAACGCCTACATGAACGAGGACGTGTCGATGTTCGCGTCCAACTTCATGGATAGCGTCGTCAACCAGCTGTTCGCGGACATCGGCAACTACCTCAAGGCGAAGCTCCCGGTGATGGTGCTCGCCATCTTGCTGGTGTGGGTCGCACGGCGTGTGGTGAGACCCAAGCGGCGCCCGGCGCGCATCGCCGGAGTGGTCGCGCCGCTCTTGTTGATTGGCGCATTTTTCATTCCGGTTCAGCACCGGCACCTGCAAGCTGCGACGCCAGATACGCTGTATCTGAACGCGGTTGGTGGTCTGCTGCGCACCCAGCTGGGGATGACGGATCAGTCTCACCAGATGCGACCCCGGGTACGCAACTCGCTGCCGGTCGCGCCGCTGAAAAGCCAGGCGGAAACTCCGCGCAACGTGGTGTTCATCCTGCTGGAGAGCGTGCGCTGGGACGCGACCTGCAACGCTTTCGAACCGGGTTGCGAAAAGACGGGGCACACCAACACTCTGGTGCCGGAGCGCTACCACTTCGACAAGATGCGCTCGATGGCCTCCTGCACGGCTATCAGCCTGGCGGTGACCTGGAGTGGCCTGCAGCCGGTAGAGGACCGGGAGACGCTCCACACCTGGCCGCTGATCTTCGACTACGCCAAGGCAGCCGGCTGGAACACCGCGTTCTACACCAGCCAGAACATGATGTTCGGCAACGCGCGGCTGTGGGTGAAGAACCTTGGCGTCGATCAGTTCGTGAGCGCGACGGAGCTCGAGCCCACGGCAGATCTCGACATGGGAGCCCACGAGGGGCTGCTCGCGGACTACGTGAACGCCAACATCGGCAAGCTGAAAGAGCCGTACTTGGCTGTGATTCAGCTCTCCAACGTCCACTACCCGTACCTAGTGGATCCCAACCTGCCGCAGCCCTTTCAGCCGGCGACGACCAGCAAGGCGCCTGACGACAACCCGTACTTTTACAATCAGTACCTGAACTCCGTGCACCAGCAGGACATGCACCTGTCGCGCATCGTCAAGCAGATCAAAGACAGCGACGCGGGCAAGCGCACGGTGATCGTCTACACCAGCGACCACGCAGAGGCCTTCCGCGAGCACAACCAGATGGGCCACACCTTCAGCATCTTCGATGAAGAGACCCACGTGCCCATGTGGATCGACGCGCCCCAGGGCACGCTGAACGACGATCAGCGCAAGGCCCTCAAGTCGAAGCAAGACGAATACCTTTTCCACGTAGATATTGCGCCGACCATCCTCGACATCATGGGCTTGTGGGACGAGCCCGGCGTGGAGAAGTACAAGAGCAAGCTGGTCGGACACAGCCTGCTGCGCCCGGAGCTCACCACCCAGGCGCTGCCGATGACGAACTGCGCTGGCGTCTGGAGCTGCGCCTTCGAGAACTGGGGTTACATGAGACGAAACATGAAGCTCGAGGCCCGCGCCTGGGACTCCGGCTGGCACTGTTACGATCTCGACCAGGACCCGAAGGAGAAGACGAACCTCGGCGTGGAAGCCTGCGGAGATCTAAAGGATCGCGCGATGCAGACCTTCGGCCGCCTCCCGGGCAAAACGCCCGACAGCGACTGAACCGTGCAAAAGCCTTCGGCTCGCGGACCGAGGCGGTTACTATCAGCGGCGCTATGGACTCCAAGATCGCGCGCTGCCTGTTGATCTCCAAGGTGCTGGTTGCCGACGGCATCATGACCGAGAACGAGCGTGCGTTCCTGAACCACTACATGGACAAGCTCGGGCTCGACGACGCCCAGCGCGAGCAAGTGGTGTCCCTGGAAGGCTGGGACGAGGCGGAGCCCATCGTCAAAGCCATGAGCGACGAAGAGAAGCACGCAGTGCTCGACGCCGCGAGCAACGCCGCCCTGGCTGATGGCAACCTATCGCCGCTGGAGCTAGGCGCCGTGCGGCGCATCGCCGCCGCTTTGGGCCTGGAGTAGCATCTCCCGCAATTGAGGTTTGAACCGCCAAGGGCGCCAACGGGTCAAGGCGGGGAAGGCCGGCGGAGCGCGTTGCTGCACGAATCGCTGCAATAATAGAATTGCCGCGTGGAATTCAAGTGCCTCAAGGAAGGCGCCGCAGCCACGAGTTGGCGCGGCCCGGCTGAGCGTCAGCTAAGTTCCAACATGCGGTCGATGGGCTTCTTCGCGGCGAGCCGTAGCTCTTCGGGCATCTCCAGGCGCGGCTCGAGGTCGCGCAGCGCGAGGTACACCTTCTCTGGGGTGTTGAGGCGCATGAAGGGGCACTCGTTGCAGGCGCAGTTGCCGTCGGGTGGTGCGGCGATCAGCTCCTTGGTCGGAGCGCGCTTCTTCATCTGGTGCAGGATGCCGCTCTCGGTGACGACGATGAACTGCATCGCGTTGTCGTTCTCCACGTAGCGCAAGAGCGCGGCGGTGGAGCCAACGAAGTCGGCCATGTCGAGCAGCTGCTCCTGGCACTCCGGGTGGGCGATGATCTTCGCTTCCGGGTGCTGCGTCTTCAGCTCGATCAAGCGGCGCTGGCTGAAGGTCTCGTGAACGATGCAGCTGCCCTGCCAGAGCACCATGTCGCGACCCGTCTCCTTGATCAGGTAGCGGCCGAGGTTCTTGTCAGGCGCGAACAGGATCTGTTGATCCTTGGGGATCGACTCCACGATCTTCTTTGCGTTGCTGCTGGTGCAGATGATGTCGCTCTCGGCCTTCACTGCGGCTGAGCAGTTGATGTAGCTGATCACGATGGAGCCGGGGTACTTCGCCTTCCAGGCGCGGAAGCGGTCCGCCGGGCAGCCGTCAGCCAAGGAGCAGCCGGCGGCCATGTCGGGCACCAGCACAATGCGCTCGGGGTTGAGGATCTTGGCTGTTTCCGCCATGAAATGCACACCGGCGAACAGGATCACGTCGGCCTCGGTGTCGCGGGCGGCTTGAGCCAGCTGGAGCGAGTCCCCGATGAAATCTGCAAAGTCTTGGATCTCGCTGTCCTGGTAGTAGTGCGCGAGCAAGACGGCGTTCCGCTCCTTCTTCAAGCGAGCGATCTCCGCGTCGAGATCCAGGTGGGCGAGGGACTCCGGAGTGGCTGCGCTGGGCATGTTCGGACTCTAATGCTGGGGGGGCTTGGTGTCGATTGTACACTTGCGTTTTCAGTCGCTCGCAGGGCCGCAAATATCGGGGGAACCAGTGCCAAGTGGGCGGAATGCGGGAGCTTGACCAGGGCGCTCTCCCCCGAACCAGCCTCGGGAGGCGCCGTGCAAGTTCGCGGCATTGAATGCTTTTCTCGCGTTCGCCTGGTGAGCCCCGTTGTTAGGCAGTCCTAACGTGTTCCCTCGCGCGCGTGGTAGTCATCGAGGGCTGGTAGTGGAGCAGAGCGTCCCATGGTTGAGGGAGCCCGGCGGTGAATAGCCCTGCGGGTAGCTGGTCGGCGCGCATCGCCGCCGCGGCAGCCATTGCTCACCAGATCGCCGCGAAGACGCTGCGTGACGCGCTGTTCCTATCGCATTTCCCTGTAGAAAAATTGCCACAGGTGGTGATGCTCAGCGCGGCGCTCTCGATTGCGGTGGTGCTCGTGGCTTCGCGGCTGCTCACCCGCTTCGGACCCGCCAGAGTCGTGCCCTGGGTGTTCGCGCTCGACGCCGCAGTCTTCGGCGCTGCCTGGTTCACCTTGCCGAGCCTGAGCCACCAGACCGCCGTCGCGGTCTACTTCGCCGTGTCGGCGCTCGGGGCACTGCTCGTCAGCGGCTTTTGGTCAGCCTTCAACGAGAGCTTCGACCCGCACGCGGCCAAGGTGGAGGTAGCGCGGGTTGGCGCTAGCGCCACGCTGGGTGGAGTGATCGGGGGTCTGCTCGCTGAGCGCGTCTCCGCCGTGACTGGGCCACGAGGAGTGCTCCTGGTGCTGGTGGCGCTCGGCCTGCTTGGCGGTTTTTACGTGAGGCGCTTCACCCGTAGGCGCAGGAACGCGGTGTTGAGTCCGCTGCTCAAGACTCAGGCCGGCTCCGCTGTGGTGCTCGAGAAGACGAACATCCTGCGCTCGCCGCTCTTGATTCGCGTCGCGCTGATGGTCGCGCTCTTGGCAATCGCCTCTACGTTGCTCGACTTCGTGCTCAAGGCAGAGGCGCAAGGCCAGTTCCCTGCGGAACAAGACTTGGTGAGGTTCTTCGCCGCGTTCTACACGGTGGTCAGTATCGGGACGTTCGTCGTACAGACGTCAGTCAGCTCGCGCATGCTGCAGAAAGCGGGCCTCGGCAGCACCTTGGCGTTGCTACCTTTGGGCATCGCCGCTGGCGCAGGAATGGCGTCGGTGACCTTGAAGGTGTGGAGTGCCGCGCTGAGCAAGGGGATCGAAGCGGCCCTCACCAACTCCACTCATCGCTCCGCGTACGAGCTGCTCTTCACTCCGCTGTCCAAGGAGCGCAAACGCCGCACCAAGCTGATCATCGACGTGCTGTTGCAGCGCCTCGGCGATGCCCTCGGTGGCTTGACGGTGGTTGGCGTCGGCTTGTTGCTGACAGCGCCTTCTCGCGCCTTGCTCTGGATCGCGTTCGGCATCGGGGTGTTGCTCGTGTGGTTGGTGCGCTCCGTCAACCAGGCGTACGTCGCCGAGCTGGTTGGGAACCTGGAGCGCAACCTGCTCAAGGTGGAAGAGCATCGACACCTCGACGCCACGACGCGGCGAGTGATCGAGACGACCGTCTCGCTGAATCGGAAGGGGCTGCTCGCGGAGATCGAGCGCCAGCAAGCGCTCAAGAGTGAGCCCCCTGCGTCAGCGGATGACCCGCCGACTGAGCTTTGCGAGCTGCTCACGTTGTGTACGCGGCGTGACCCGGCGCTCACGCTACGCTTGAAGCATGCACCGCTGGACCGGCGGCTCGCACCGTGTGTGGTTGATCTGTTGTCCGAGCCTGCGCTGGAGTTTGCCGCGCGCGACTACTTGGATCGCCTCGGCATCCACGGCGTGGGCGCGTTGGGGGATGCCTTGCTTGAACACAGCGCGGGCTTGCGACGCCAACTCGTGCTGGTGGAGCTCCTCGCAAAGACTCATTGCCCCGCGGCACTGGCGCACCTGTGGGCGGCGCTGGACGACGGTTCTCCGTCCCTACGGCTCGCGGTCGGCGCGACGTTGGTGCGCTGGAAGCAGGAGGTCGGGCTGCCGTTTCAGCCTTCGAGCGCCCTCGTTCTGAGCCGGGTGGAGCGGGACCTGGAGCGCGACGACTGGCTCCCGGACTCCTTGCATCCGGTCTTGCAGCGGGGCCCTCACCCCCTACTGCAAGAGCACCGGGTGCGATCCCCTCGGCTCTTACAGGCGTTTACGTTACTGGCGCTTTTGTACGAGCCGGAGCCGCTCTCCCTCGCGCTGCGCGGGCTGGATTCCGGCGATCCGGTGCTGCGGGGGACAGCAATTGAGTACCTGGAAAATACGGTGCCGAAACGGGTGAAACAGCGCATCCTCGACGTGCTCTAAGGTCGCCGAACTGACTGGGAACGCCAGCGGATTGCGTGCTCGTCCCGGCGACGCTAGACGCGGAGCGAGATGCCGACGACGCCGCTGACGGATCCCTCCTGGGACCAGACCGAGGAAGGCCGCGCCTTCCTGCAGCAGCGCGTCTTGGTCTTTGCGCGGTTCGGTTTCGCCCTCGGCTTTGGCTATTGGCTCCTGCGAGCCGTTCTGGTGCTCAGCCAGAAGATGGGGCTCATCCTCCACCCGTCGATGATCGCGCACCTCGCCGGCGCGCTGTCTTACCTATTCCTTGGTCTCTTCATGCTGCGGGGCAAGCCCAGCGTGTCGACGATCCGCACCGCGGAGGCGTCGGCGTTGCTCGCCAATGCGCTGGCTTACGAGGTGATGGGTTACTACATCCCTGTTGCCGCGGGGAATGGACAGATCATGGCGCTGGCCTTGACCCTGGGTTTTGCGGCGCGCTCGATCTTCGTGCCTAGCCCCGCGCGCGTGACGGCGCTCTTGTGCGGCGTGGCAGGCTTGCCGCTCTTGCTTGTCGTCTACTACGGCTCGATCAAGGACCCGACGGTGCTCAAGGCGCTGCAGGCCGCCGCTGGCGCTTATGGTCCTGCTCCAAGCCTCGAGAAGTTCGCCATCGGACAAGTATTAGCGATTGGCGCCTGGTGGATTGGCACGCTCGCGCTGTGTACGATGTCCTCCAAGATCGTGTACGGGCTCCGCCACGAGGTGCAAGCCGCGCGGAAACTTGGACAGTACACCTTGGAGCGCAAGCTGGGTGAGGGCGGCATGGGCGCTGTCTATCGCGCGCGCCACGCGATGCTGCGGCGACCCACCGCCATCAAGCTCTTGCTGCCAGATCGCGCCGGGGCCGCGAACCTCAAGCGCTTCGAGCGTGAGGTGCAGCTGACCGCGGAGCTCACTCACCCCAACACGATCACGATCTTCGACTACGGGCGGACGCCAGACGGGTTGCTCTACTACGCGATGGAGCTCCTGGAGGGCGCGAACCTGGAGACGATCGTCAAGCGCACCGGGCCGATGCCGCCCTCGCGCGTCGTGCATGTGCTCAATCAGGTCGCCGGTTCGCTTGCAGAGGCCCACGACCGCAATTTGATTCACCGTGACGTCAAGCCGGCGAACATCCTGCTCTGTGTGCGCGGTGGGCGACCCGACGTGGCAAAGGTGGTCGACTTTGGCTTGGTGAAGGTGCTCGACAAGGACGACCCCAGCGCGACACGTAGCGACATCGTCGCCGGCACGCCGCTCTTCCTGGCGCCGGAGTCGATCAGCAATCCGGAGAAGGTCGACGCGCGCAGCGACCTGTATTCCCTAGGCTGTGTAGCGTTCTTCTTGCTGACGGGGCGCCAAGTCTTCGAGGGCAACACGACGGTGGAGATCTGCGCGCATCACCTGCACACGCAGCCGGAGCCGCCGAGCCAGTTCATCAAAGGTATCCCCGAGGAACTGGATGAGGTCGTGATGCAGCTCCTGGAGAAGGAACAGTCAAAGCGTCCGAGCTCCGCGCATGTACTACTGCGCCGCTTGGATCAGGCAGGGCTCGGCCGCGACTGGACCTTCGGGATGGCCCAGACCTGGTGGGACGAGCACGCCGATGAGGTGCTACCCGGAGAGGCCGAAGCGCCCTCGAGCAGCACTCACACCATCGACATCGACATGCTCGCGCGGCGCAATCGGACGCGGTGAGCGGCGAGAGGCTCAGTTGACCTTGGTCTGAGCTGACTGTGGTTCGCCATCCAAACCCATCCAGAGCCGCACCGCGAGGAACGGAGCGGGCGCCAAATCAATTTGTCGCGCGGCGGGTTCCGCGTTCACGTAGAGATTTATGCCCGGCTGGCCGTCGTCAATCGTCGCGCTGATCCGCCGCAAGAAGGCGTAACCCGCGTGCAGATCGATATGGAGGAACTTCACCGGAGAGACGTTGAGCGTCGGTCCGGCCTTGATCGCGAAGTACTCGAGGTACAGGTCTTCTACCCCGTAGCTCGCTTGGTCCAGGTGAAAGCGACTGAAGTCGAGCTCTGATTTCATTCCCGCGCGGAACCACTTGTTGGCGCGGTGCGACACCTCCGCCGCCTTGGGGAGCAGCGCCTCGACGCGCCACTTGGTATCAACGGTCCAAGCCGCCCGCATCAAGGGCACCAGACTGAAGTCCCCGGTGCTGCGGTCGAAGCCCAACGTCGCGCCTACGTTGACGCCATCTCCCAGCTCGTACATCGCGAGCACGCGGCCCCACGATCGACCAATCGTCTCGCGACACCGAGCCCGCGAAGTCGCTGGCTAGGCCCGCGGTGAGAAATCCACCGGTCAACCAGCGCTCGCCGACCCTATGCACCAAGCCGACCTCAGTGACCGGAGCTTGAAGGGCTAGGGAGTGCTCACCATCGGGGCCGCCAGCGGAAGAGAGCTTGAGGCGTTGATAGGCGAAGCCCGGAAGCAAGATCGTGTTCTTGCCGTCGAGCAACAGCGGAAAGCGCAGGCGCGTGCTCAGCGAGCGCGAGCCGTACCTCACGTCCGGCGACGCCCCGAGCTCAGTTGCCTCCGCGTAGGCCTCTCCCCGTACGAAGCTCAACGGCTCGAGGGACTGGGCTACAGCCGAGCTGGCAGCCAGCCACAGCAACGCAACGATGGGCCAAACGCGTCGGGTCATCAAAAACCGGAGTCGGGAGCGCGAGGGAGCGGCGCGCCTTAGCGGATCTTCTTGGGCGCCTAGCCTCGCGTTGCCAAGCCCGAATCTTGAGCGTGTGTGTGTCGCATCGGTTGCCATCGACTCCGCCTCGGCGACCGCGATACCGTCTCGGCGTGATCCGACGCCGCTGGATACGCACCGAGCAGCCTCATCCTCGAGGCTCGGGCTTTTGGGTCGGACTGCTCTTCGCGGTCATCGGCATCGGGGTGTGTGTGGCATTCGTCGTTCAGCGGAACGAGCCCGAACACGCCGGCATCTTCGAGTGGGTGAGTATGATCGCGTTCGTCGTGGTGGGTCTGCTCCTGGTGCGCCGCGGGTTGCGCAAGGGGAACCACGCCAAGTGGCTGCGCGCAAACGGCGAGGTCTGCAGCGCAGCGGTCATCGACGCCCAGCGCACCGGAGCGGAGGTCGGAGATATTCCGTTGTTCTCCCTCACCCTCGAAGTGGAGGGCGCGACGGGTAAGTACAAGGCGAGTGTGATCGAGCTGTTGCCTCCGGAGAACGTGGCGCTCGCCGTCGGTTCTCGCGTGCGCGTGCTCGTGAGCCCGCGAGATCCCAAAGACGTCTGGCTCGACGCGGTGGAGTCTTGGCCGACGGGGACCTAGCTGCGGTTGATGCTCACTCCACCGTCGAGCAACAGCGCGGTGCCGGTCGTGAACGACGCGGCATCCAAAGCCAGATAGAGAGCCGACTGAGCACTTCGCGCCCGGGAGGCGCGAACAGGGAGGGAGCCTTGGGGGGAGGCGATGCGTTTCAGCGCATGCAGTGACTGCACCATCGCGAGCGCTTCCGGTGTATTGGCGACCGTTGCTCCCATGGGTGTATCGGTTCCTCCAGGAAGCAACGCGTTCACTCGTATGCCACTGGGGCCGAACTCCGCCGCCAGCGCCTGAGTCAAGCCGATGAGGCCGGCCTTGCTCGCGGCGTAACTCGCCATGCCCGGCATGCCTACGGTGTAGCCGACGAACGTCGACGTGAAGATCAGCGAGCAGCTACTCCCTGAGCCGCGCGCGAGCATCGCTGGCAGCTGATACTTGGCCGCGTAGAAGGCCTTGCCGATACCGGAGCTCGCCCCGGTGACGATCGCGACTTTGTCTTTTAGCGTGTACATCTTGCCTCCAGTGCTTGCCGCGCGGATGTGTTGCGGCTTCAGGAGGTGTTTGAACCACGGCGAGCCAGTCCGTGCTGGCCGGATCCGGACGTGGCAGCGAAGTTTCGTCGAATGAGCTGACGTTCAGCGCGGCAGTGGTTCACCGCTGCAGGGCTGACCCATCGCGGTGCCTTCGGCGTATTGCACCAGGCGCTTGGCGTCCACGCGAGTGCCTTCCAAGGTGGCGTCCCATACCGCGAGGAAGCGGCAATGGATGCCGCGCTCGGTCTCGTGGCTGACGCCGTAGGCGCGGAGCCGCCAGCCAGCGTCTGCTTGGTGGAGGCCTACTGCGTGGCGTTTGAGCGCGGGCCCCGCTGCGGGCCAGCTGCCTTCAATCACAGGCGCGTCCATGGTCGGTTGCACCACGAGGCGCCGCATCAGCTCGGCGTGGAGCCAGGCTGAGGCTTCATCCGCGTTGCTCGCTGGTGCTGGCATCACGATC from the Polyangiaceae bacterium genome contains:
- a CDS encoding sulfatase-like hydrolase/transferase, producing MAEMVTDEAVPTQARAKRLARWRKPLAWLLLALPMLLSVMIDWGRRSERLAELDSTYRWMYVGAAFESLIVWGLLLYAASRRRGKGRNVAAVLFVVMTTFAFGGQSYFYSQYNAYMNEDVSMFASNFMDSVVNQLFADIGNYLKAKLPVMVLAILLVWVARRVVRPKRRPARIAGVVAPLLLIGAFFIPVQHRHLQAATPDTLYLNAVGGLLRTQLGMTDQSHQMRPRVRNSLPVAPLKSQAETPRNVVFILLESVRWDATCNAFEPGCEKTGHTNTLVPERYHFDKMRSMASCTAISLAVTWSGLQPVEDRETLHTWPLIFDYAKAAGWNTAFYTSQNMMFGNARLWVKNLGVDQFVSATELEPTADLDMGAHEGLLADYVNANIGKLKEPYLAVIQLSNVHYPYLVDPNLPQPFQPATTSKAPDDNPYFYNQYLNSVHQQDMHLSRIVKQIKDSDAGKRTVIVYTSDHAEAFREHNQMGHTFSIFDEETHVPMWIDAPQGTLNDDQRKALKSKQDEYLFHVDIAPTILDIMGLWDEPGVEKYKSKLVGHSLLRPELTTQALPMTNCAGVWSCAFENWGYMRRNMKLEARAWDSGWHCYDLDQDPKEKTNLGVEACGDLKDRAMQTFGRLPGKTPDSD
- a CDS encoding TerB family tellurite resistance protein, giving the protein MDSKIARCLLISKVLVADGIMTENERAFLNHYMDKLGLDDAQREQVVSLEGWDEAEPIVKAMSDEEKHAVLDAASNAALADGNLSPLELGAVRRIAAALGLE
- the nadA gene encoding quinolinate synthase NadA, which codes for MPSAATPESLAHLDLDAEIARLKKERNAVLLAHYYQDSEIQDFADFIGDSLQLAQAARDTEADVILFAGVHFMAETAKILNPERIVLVPDMAAGCSLADGCPADRFRAWKAKYPGSIVISYINCSAAVKAESDIICTSSNAKKIVESIPKDQQILFAPDKNLGRYLIKETGRDMVLWQGSCIVHETFSQRRLIELKTQHPEAKIIAHPECQEQLLDMADFVGSTAALLRYVENDNAMQFIVVTESGILHQMKKRAPTKELIAAPPDGNCACNECPFMRLNTPEKVYLALRDLEPRLEMPEELRLAAKKPIDRMLELS
- a CDS encoding serine/threonine protein kinase, which gives rise to MPTTPLTDPSWDQTEEGRAFLQQRVLVFARFGFALGFGYWLLRAVLVLSQKMGLILHPSMIAHLAGALSYLFLGLFMLRGKPSVSTIRTAEASALLANALAYEVMGYYIPVAAGNGQIMALALTLGFAARSIFVPSPARVTALLCGVAGLPLLLVVYYGSIKDPTVLKALQAAAGAYGPAPSLEKFAIGQVLAIGAWWIGTLALCTMSSKIVYGLRHEVQAARKLGQYTLERKLGEGGMGAVYRARHAMLRRPTAIKLLLPDRAGAANLKRFEREVQLTAELTHPNTITIFDYGRTPDGLLYYAMELLEGANLETIVKRTGPMPPSRVVHVLNQVAGSLAEAHDRNLIHRDVKPANILLCVRGGRPDVAKVVDFGLVKVLDKDDPSATRSDIVAGTPLFLAPESISNPEKVDARSDLYSLGCVAFFLLTGRQVFEGNTTVEICAHHLHTQPEPPSQFIKGIPEELDEVVMQLLEKEQSKRPSSAHVLLRRLDQAGLGRDWTFGMAQTWWDEHADEVLPGEAEAPSSSTHTIDIDMLARRNRTR
- a CDS encoding SDR family oxidoreductase, whose translation is MYTLKDKVAIVTGASSGIGKAFYAAKYQLPAMLARGSGSSCSLIFTSTFVGYTVGMPGMASYAASKAGLIGLTQALAAEFGPSGIRVNALLPGGTDTPMGATVANTPEALAMVQSLHALKRIASPQGSLPVRASRARSAQSALYLALDAASFTTGTALLLDGGVSINRS